In Sciurus carolinensis chromosome 16, mSciCar1.2, whole genome shotgun sequence, the genomic window GAGCAGGCAGGCTGGGAGTGGGTGGTGCAGaccttaatcccagtggctctggaggctgagacacaaGGATTACAAATatggcaaagaaagaaagaaagaaagaaaaaagcctgCCTTCtacttacttattcatttatttatttagtggcaCTGGGGATCACACCCcagggtactctatcactgagctgcattcccagcccttttattttgaaacagttttggtaagtttcccaggctgaccttgaacttgggatcctcttgcctcagcctctggagtagctggaattacaggtatgcacttcCAGTAATCAGGTTTTTGGTAATGCTTCTGGTTGAAATGATTCTGAACACAATAATTTCATTACTCATGGAATCACCATCCAGCTTGGAAGAGTCCATAAAGCTTCAATTGTCTGGGGTCCTTTTGGCATAGGGAGGAGGCTGAGGGTCACAGATGGTAGGACAACTAGCCCAGCTGTGTTCAGAGGCAAGAGTGGCAGCAGGACTCAAATCCTTGGCCAGTTTGCCTGACTTGTTAAAAACTGAGAAAGTAGTTTAGAGATAGAAAGAACACTGAGTTTCTAAAGGAGAAGTATccccattaaaatataaaacaaacaacttTTAAACAACTGTGCTGCTGCACAAAGAATCTCCAGGAACAGAAAAGCTACGCTGAACATTATTACTTGTGACATAAATTTGAACataaatgactttatgactttccAGTTCCTTATGTTTTCTGGAATATAGCAAGACAGGAACAAGATCTCAACAGAAAGAGAACATTAACCTTGTGAGGCGAGGGGCTAACATCTGACTGCACCATGACCCTTCAGAGAGTGGGTGTAATCTACATACCAGACCAGACCCTGCAACAGGAAAATATTATCTTGCTCAATGTTTCTCAGAGAAGTCCCGCTCGCCTGGATCATACATatttcgctttttttttttttttttgtactggggactgaaccccggGGCAtataaccattgagccacatccccagcttttttaagttttttgagacagcctcgctaagttgctgaggctggccttgaacttccgatccttctgcctcagtctcccaagccgcgGACCGCGCCCAGCTCCACCTATTTTTGAACCCCAGTAAAAACCCGACCTTAAGCCCTGGAGATCCCGCGCACCCCTTCCTGTGTGAACTTTATACTTTCCAATAAATCTCTGCCTTCTTGCTTTACAATCGGACAcgtccttaaattcttttctgtcacggAGTAAAGAAGCTGGGAGGTCCAGGTAGAGGTATTCTGTACCTCTGCAGACCTCCTCGGAGGTGGACCACCGCCCAGCGCGTAGAAGCAGTCTTCGTGACCGCCTGCTCTTCTTTGGTCCTCCGCGTTCAAGTCCCCGGACGCACGCAGATCTAGTCCTCCCAACCCAATCAGCCGCTCTAGCACGGCCTCCCATCTCTACTGCTTTTCCAACGCTTCTTCTGATTGGTGCAGACGTGTGCCTTGCGTGATGACGTCACGACAGGCGGAGTGTTATAAAGGCGCGACCCGGGGACGTCCACCCCTTTCAGTTTCTGGGGACTGCGCGCCGGTAAGTCTTGCTGTCTAGCGTTCTAGTTCGGGCTTGGGGTGTGTGGTCGGCGGGCCTCCCGAGCTTTCGTGTCCACACGAAAGCTAGGGACGGGAGTGCAGCATGTTTTGGGAGCGACTGATTAGAGAAGCTTTCGGGGCGGTCCTCGCGAGATTCCTCCTGAGTGTCACGAGCTCTCGGCGGAATTGGGGACTGCGCAGGCTCCGCGTGGAGTCCTCACCCCGAGCGGTCCCTTCCCGCGCAGACGCAGACGGGCAAGCGGAGCCAACATGCCGGTGGCCCGGAGCTGGGTATGTCGCAAAACCTATGTGACCCCGCGGAGACCCTTTGAGAAATCCCGCCTCGACCAAGAACTGAAGCTGATCGGTGAGTGGCAGGGTTTCGGCCTCCGAGCTGGGGGAAGGTAGCACGTGGCGAGGCCGCCCGCGTGCTCGGTCTAGTTGGGCCTGTGGGCGTCTCCTCCAGTAGGGATTGGTGGGTTCGGATGTCACGTGTCCGGGCGCTGCCAGTCCAGGTTTTGTACGAGTTGGTCGTTCTGAGACTGTCAACCCTGCCCTTCCACCCACGTGCAGGTGAATATGGTCTCCGAAACAAACGGGAGGTCTGGAGAGTCAAATTTACTCTGGCCAAAATTCGCAAGGCTGCCCGAGAACTGCTGACGCTGGACGAAAAGGATCCCCGACGTCTGTTCGAAGGTGTGTATGAGCCCCTCCCAAAGGGGTGGGGTGCAGGACTGCTGAGATTTAGACTAATCTGGTGACGGGCGATATTGAACAAGTGGAGTCAGtcttttatttactgttttttttttttttttcccttggtgcGGGCGTTCAAATCCATTCCTGCAGTGCTGACCTTGTGCTCCACCACACCCCCAGGAGCTTTGGCCTTGCTTTGGTTCATATCCAGCCTTTTCCTTACTCAGTggtggttttttttgtgtgtgtgtcatgctgaggatggagctcagggccttgaacatcttaggcaagtgctctattaacTAGCTCTAACCCCGCCTCCTAATTTAGCTATTTAATGGAGACGTGGATGAGAAGTGTCTTGACCCAAGTGTTTGCCCAGTCACCCCTTAGGTGTGTGACGTTCTCAACGTATGTCTAGAGCTGGTGATCCCAGTCGTGCTTGCACATCAGACTGTGTTACATAGCAAAGCAGCCTGCTCTTTATTGTATTCTGTTTGCTGGTGGTGGGAATAGACTGAAATTTCTGGAATGTCTCATAGGGAGATGGCTTGGAggcttgctttgatttctttctttagtgaacTGGTTAAAACTATTTAAGTGATATCTAGTAAAGGCCTGAACCGGTGAGGTCTTGTGGATATCTTTCAGAAATCAGTTCTAATGGTGACTTTGGAGGAGTTGCAAGTGTTGTAGTGACATAGGTTTTGCCATcttttgtttttggcagtactaTGGATTACCCCCAAGGGTGCTCCATCGCTGACAtgtatccctagccctttttattttcagagtcttgctaagttgctgagactggccttgaactcttcagcctactgagtagctgccactgtgcttggctcttAGAAACCATCTTGAGACACTACTTTTGATCTGAACTTAGATAGTGACATAGGGGAAAGCAGAATGGAATGGAAATCAGGATGCCTGGCTCCTTGGTCAACTGGCTTTAATTTTCATATAGGGTTATCAGTAAGATTTTTCTCCTGTGTGTGATGGAGTTACATAAGAACAGAATTAAGCATTAGGGTGATCCTGCATTTTAGAGGTTAAGAAAGTCATGGAGCTTGAGGAGGACAAAATTAGCATGCATTTAATTAACCCAGACTTACAGGTGTTGAAGTATTCATTCTTTGTGCTAGATAGACCCCTTTGAGAGGCTCAGGAAAGCTCTGGAATCCCCTATGTGTGCTGATAACCAGATGGCAGTTTCTCCCATGGCTCTATGGGGAGCAGGCCACAACTGGTTCTTGTTTTGATTGTCCCCTACCACTTTGAAGGATAATAGTACCAGGAGTGTTGGAAGTGCCCAATAAATGTGGGTACTTTTTCTCCCCCCCCCTCCCTGTAGCTAGGATGATAGCCAAAAAATGGAAGCAATACCTTTTCAGAAGGAGCACAGTTTGGGGCTTATACCTTAGTGTCAAAGGCCTGGTTAATTAGTTGCGCAGTAGCATGTTGAAGTACCCAGTGGTCAGAGTGAGGCCTGTGGCCCTGAAGAAGAGTAGATTTGAGCCATAGCTTGGGGTAGGCCTTGGGTAAGTGGCAGAGTTTTCTGGGCCTGGGATTGTTGAACAGTGGTGGTCTGGTATCCTCCACCCAAAGATTATGTGGACCCTTTTTTGCCGAGGGTGGGGTGcataccagggtttgaactcaggggcacttgaccactgagccacatccccagcccgttttgtattttatttagagacagggtctcactgagttgctgagtctggctttgaacttgaaatcctcctgcctcagcctcccaagtcactgggattacagacgtgtgtcACTgtgcttgactttttttttttttttttcttttttttttcttctttaatttttctttactcggaaaaaaaaatctcatagaaTGGTAAAGTGAATGCTATGTATCAACTGGCAACTATCTTTTTTCAGTCCTAAAGGATAGGTGGTGCAGCCCACCTAGAGCCCATTATGACTAGGCCAGCCTCACAGCTTTCTTGTCCTATGGAGCAGCCCTTCCCACTGCTTTGTTAGGGCTGCAGTAGCTTCATAGCACCAGTGCTTTTCAGACAAGAACATGGGTACGTGTGGGCACCTGCTCTGCTTTTTAAACAGGTGACTGGTGGTTTTGAGGattacctcatggtggctggtATGTTGACCAAGTTAGCCCTTGTCTTGACATCCTGCCACCACAACCTGGAGCAAGAGGTGGAGCAGGATTTGAACCCCAGAAGTCTAAGGTCAGAACCCTGAATGGATGCTGCCTGTGTCCCCCAGGCAATGCCCTGCTGCGGCGACTGGTCCGTATTGGGGTGCTGGACGAGGGCAAGATGAAGCTGGATTACATATTGGGCCTGAAGATTGAGGATTTCTTGGAGAGGCGCCTGCAGACCCAGGTCTTTAAGCTGGGCCTGGCCAAGTCCATCCACCATGCGCGTGTGCTCATCCGGCAGCGCCACATCAGGTATGGTGACTGCTGGGCCCCTGAATCTCCCTGTCCCCTTTGATGGTTGCCATCACTAAGCCTGCTGTCCCCATCTCCTGTGCAGCCCTTGGAGCTGACAAAGGTGTGAGGGTACGGATTCTCCCCCTGCAAACATCTTGTGGGGGGTCTGGGGACAGCCTTGTTCCTCATAGCCCCAGTCAGCGCAAGGGTCACTGCGGCTTGAGCCGTACACCTTGTGAAGACCTCTGCCAGGCATGCAGGCAGCTGGACAGGTAATAATTCTCGGTGCCCCCAGGGTGGGCTCAGCTCCTGAATGTTGTCACTACATTCTTACTTGTCATTTGTAAGTTGGTGAATTCAGAGGGTGGCAGCTGGTGCAGAGACCAGGGCAAGTGGGATCAAGCTCAGTGCTAGATggaggtccttttttttttttttgcctgggatttaacccaggggcccttaaccactgagccacatccccagccctattttgtattttatttagagacagggtctcactgagttgctgaggctggctttgaactcatcctccggcctcagcctcccaggctgctgggattacaggcatgcatcccCACGCCCGGCTACAATTCATTTTTGAAAGTTCATTTTGGGCTCATGCCTGCTCTTTCGTC contains:
- the Rps9 gene encoding 40S ribosomal protein S9, which codes for MPVARSWVCRKTYVTPRRPFEKSRLDQELKLIGEYGLRNKREVWRVKFTLAKIRKAARELLTLDEKDPRRLFEGNALLRRLVRIGVLDEGKMKLDYILGLKIEDFLERRLQTQVFKLGLAKSIHHARVLIRQRHIRVRKQVVNIPSFIVRLDSQKHIDFSLRSPYGGGRPGRVKRKNAKKGQGGAGAGDDEEED